A window from Musa acuminata AAA Group cultivar baxijiao chromosome BXJ3-10, Cavendish_Baxijiao_AAA, whole genome shotgun sequence encodes these proteins:
- the LOC135651410 gene encoding bZIP transcription factor 11-like: MASPSGASSGSSMFHSSGSSEDLQAAMDEKKRKRMISNRESARRSRLRKQKHLDDLMAQANQLRKENSRVLSVLNLTTRHCAAAQAENSVLRAQMMELSNRLQSLNEMLDIFNGNSIISSSSFFMGDGFHAIDNSISPWIQSYTTQPIMAAAEHMFHH; the protein is encoded by the coding sequence ATGGCTTCTCCCAGTGGGGCTTCCTCTGGCTCCAGCATGTTCCACAGCTCCGGTTCTTCAGAAGACCTGCAAGCGGCGATGgacgagaagaagaggaagagaatgaTATCGAACCGTGAGTCCGCGAGACGGTCGAGGTTACGGAAGCAGAAGCACCTGGATGATCTGATGGCGCAGGCGAACCAGCTGAGGAAGGAGAACAGCCGCGTCCTTTCGGTGTTGAACCTCACCACGCGGCACTGTGCTGCCGCGCAGGCTGAGAACTCCGTGCTGAGGGCGCAGATGATGGAGCTCAGCAACCGGCTACAGTCCCTCAATGAGATGCTTGACATCTTCAATGGAAACAgcatcatcagcagcagcagtTTCTTCATGGGTGATGGATTTCATGCCATCGATAACTCGATCAGTCCATGGATCCAAAGTTATACGACTCAGCCTATCATGGCTGCAGCAGAGCACATGTTTCACCACTGA